From one Catenuloplanes nepalensis genomic stretch:
- a CDS encoding ABC transporter permease: MAYDEPAYRRRDGETDSTARVTGGYGQPETAYRPEGSHRRDEQYPATAETRAPDHTEPPRVSPASLEDAFDDPNHGEVGRDRMAVHFLWEFVLLLAGGGLAYLLYAGQADAVTGAALDTLLVQGAALGMLALGAGATLRTAAPNLAIGPVAVASALHFAENGDTGVVQAAGIALVIGLLGGLILALVVVGFHVPGWAASLAASLGVIVYIQLRPGPVDVQGDYDPTRHAIYLFGGFAALTIIGGLLGLIKNVRRTVGRFRPVGDPADRRGVGGAVMTTGAIVFSSVLAVVAGVLLAAGSADPVVPSVGLEWTGLALGAALVGGTSAYGRRGGVFGTLFAVAVLTLFLRYQDLESWDISVYATAAVAVGGGLVVTRLVETFGRPAPAPDTQWTEPPAATTWQAPPAEPGPAPRTDPWDSTRWGS; the protein is encoded by the coding sequence ATGGCGTACGACGAGCCGGCCTACCGGCGGCGCGACGGCGAGACCGACTCCACGGCGAGGGTGACCGGCGGCTACGGGCAGCCGGAGACCGCGTATCGGCCGGAGGGCAGTCACCGCCGCGACGAGCAGTACCCCGCCACCGCGGAGACACGCGCCCCGGATCACACCGAGCCGCCGCGCGTCTCGCCGGCGTCGCTGGAGGACGCGTTCGACGACCCGAACCACGGCGAGGTCGGCCGGGACCGGATGGCCGTCCACTTCCTCTGGGAGTTCGTGCTGCTGCTGGCCGGCGGCGGCCTCGCCTACCTGCTCTATGCGGGCCAGGCCGACGCGGTGACCGGCGCCGCGCTGGACACGCTGCTGGTGCAGGGCGCCGCGCTCGGCATGCTCGCGCTGGGCGCCGGCGCCACACTGCGTACCGCCGCCCCGAACCTGGCGATCGGCCCGGTCGCGGTCGCGTCCGCGCTGCACTTCGCGGAGAACGGCGACACCGGCGTGGTCCAGGCGGCCGGTATCGCTCTGGTCATCGGCCTGCTCGGCGGCCTGATCCTGGCGCTGGTGGTGGTCGGCTTCCACGTGCCCGGCTGGGCCGCGAGCCTGGCGGCCTCGCTCGGCGTGATCGTCTACATCCAGTTGCGGCCCGGCCCGGTGGACGTGCAGGGCGACTACGACCCGACCCGGCACGCGATCTACCTGTTCGGCGGCTTCGCCGCGCTGACGATCATCGGCGGGCTGCTCGGTCTGATCAAGAATGTGCGGCGCACCGTGGGCCGGTTCCGTCCGGTCGGCGACCCGGCGGACCGGCGCGGGGTGGGCGGCGCGGTCATGACGACCGGCGCGATCGTGTTCTCCTCGGTTCTCGCGGTGGTGGCCGGCGTGCTGCTGGCCGCGGGCAGTGCCGATCCGGTCGTGCCGTCGGTCGGGCTGGAGTGGACCGGCCTGGCGCTCGGTGCGGCGCTGGTCGGCGGCACCTCCGCCTACGGCCGGCGCGGCGGCGTCTTCGGCACGCTCTTCGCGGTCGCCGTGCTCACCCTGTTCCTGCGCTATCAGGACCTGGAGAGCTGGGACATCTCCGTCTACGCCACGGCCGCGGTGGCGGTCGGCGGCGGCCTGGTGGTGACGCGCCTGGTGGAGACGTTCGGCCGGCCAGCACCGGCGCCGGACACCCAGTGGACCGAGCCGCCGGCCGCGACGACCTGGCAGGCCCCGCCCGCGGAGCCGGGCCCGGCGCCGCGCACCGACCCGTGGGACAGCACCCGCTGGGGATCCTGA
- a CDS encoding DUF3180 domain-containing protein, whose amino-acid sequence MGPTRASTLLVAALAAAAVGWLLISGLYYGEHGVSVPWLPTVTIAALAILEAYLAYNTSSRIERRSGQEPVEPLAVARFAVLAKASSVAGAIYAGFSGAMLVWLLIETTRAAAEDRPSAAGGLIASVALIAAALWLERACRVPERPDDDVRGPGRKP is encoded by the coding sequence ATGGGCCCGACTCGGGCCTCCACCCTCCTGGTCGCCGCGCTGGCGGCGGCCGCGGTCGGGTGGTTGTTGATCAGTGGCCTCTACTACGGCGAGCACGGCGTCTCCGTGCCGTGGCTGCCGACCGTCACGATCGCCGCGCTGGCGATCCTCGAGGCGTACCTGGCGTACAACACGTCGTCCCGGATCGAGCGCAGGTCCGGCCAGGAGCCGGTCGAGCCGCTGGCCGTGGCCCGGTTCGCGGTGTTGGCCAAGGCGTCCTCGGTGGCCGGCGCGATCTACGCGGGCTTCTCCGGCGCGATGCTGGTCTGGCTGCTGATCGAGACGACCCGGGCGGCGGCCGAGGACCGGCCGTCCGCGGCCGGCGGCCTGATCGCCTCGGTCGCGCTGATCGCGGCCGCGCTCTGGCTGGAGCGGGCCTGCCGGGTGCCGGAGCGTCCGGACGACGACGTCCGTGGACCCGGGCGAAAGCCGTGA
- the folK gene encoding 2-amino-4-hydroxy-6-hydroxymethyldihydropteridine diphosphokinase yields MTRALLSIGGNLGDRERHLRAAVAGLGDTVLVVSGVYETPPWGDPDQPSYLNAAVMVAAPDATARDWLETAWRLEAEAGRVRDPQRRFGPRTLDVDVIAVWADDGTPVVSDDVELTLPHPRAHLRAFVLRPWIDIDPFGAVPGHGSLDLLLREGPAAADTGEIEPRPDIKLEL; encoded by the coding sequence ATGACCCGCGCGCTGCTGTCGATCGGCGGCAACCTCGGCGACCGCGAGCGGCACCTGCGTGCGGCCGTGGCCGGGCTCGGCGACACCGTGCTGGTGGTGTCCGGCGTGTACGAGACGCCGCCGTGGGGCGATCCGGACCAGCCGTCCTACCTGAACGCGGCCGTCATGGTCGCGGCGCCGGACGCGACCGCGCGGGACTGGCTGGAGACCGCGTGGCGACTGGAGGCCGAGGCTGGCAGGGTCCGGGACCCGCAGCGCCGGTTCGGCCCGCGCACGCTGGACGTGGACGTGATCGCGGTCTGGGCGGACGACGGCACGCCGGTGGTCAGCGACGACGTGGAGCTGACGCTGCCGCACCCACGCGCGCACCTGCGCGCGTTCGTGCTGCGGCCGTGGATCGACATCGACCCGTTCGGCGCCGTACCCGGTCATGGGTCCCTGGATCTGCTGCTCCGGGAAGGGCCGGCGGCCGCGGACACCGGAGAGATCGAGCCCCGGCCGGACATCAAGCTAGAGTTGTGA
- the folB gene encoding dihydroneopterin aldolase: protein MSDRISLRGLRVRGNHGVYDFERAEGQDFLIDVELELDLASAAASDDVADTVHYGELAERLVAITAGEPVNLIETLAGRLATACLADDRVTAATVTVHKPQAPIPHEFADVAVTIRRSGSRA, encoded by the coding sequence ATGAGTGACCGGATCTCGCTGCGCGGGCTGCGGGTGCGCGGCAACCACGGCGTCTACGACTTCGAGCGCGCCGAGGGCCAGGACTTCCTGATCGACGTGGAGCTGGAGCTGGACCTGGCCAGCGCGGCCGCGTCGGACGACGTGGCGGACACCGTCCACTACGGCGAGCTGGCCGAGCGGCTCGTCGCGATCACGGCGGGCGAGCCGGTGAACCTGATCGAGACGCTGGCCGGCCGGCTGGCCACGGCGTGCCTGGCGGACGACCGGGTGACGGCCGCGACGGTCACCGTGCACAAGCCGCAGGCGCCGATCCCGCACGAGTTCGCCGACGTCGCGGTCACGATCCGCCGGAGCGGGAGCCGGGCATGA
- the folP gene encoding dihydropteroate synthase: MGILNVTPDSFSDGGRYADRDAAVAHGVAMRADGAALVDVGGESTRPGAGRVDAEEESRRVLPVIRDLAAAGVRVSIDTTRASVAAAAIEAGAVAVNDVSGGLADPRMGKVVAAAGVPWILMHWRGHSQRMQQLAVYHDVVAEVRDELSQRVDDALAAGVEAENVIVDPGLGFAKSAAHNWELTRHLGMLLSLGFPLLFGASRKSYLGGLLAGPDGTPRPAGEQRDAATVATSVLAVAAGAWGVRVHRVRDTADALAVWRATGAPKLEKA, from the coding sequence ATGGGGATCCTCAACGTCACGCCGGACTCGTTCTCCGACGGCGGGCGGTACGCGGACCGCGACGCCGCGGTCGCGCACGGCGTCGCGATGCGGGCGGACGGTGCGGCCCTGGTCGACGTGGGCGGCGAGTCGACCCGCCCGGGGGCCGGCCGGGTGGACGCGGAGGAGGAGTCCCGCCGCGTGCTGCCGGTGATCCGCGACCTCGCCGCGGCCGGCGTGCGGGTCAGCATCGACACCACGCGCGCGTCCGTGGCCGCCGCCGCGATCGAGGCCGGCGCGGTCGCGGTCAATGACGTCTCCGGCGGGCTCGCGGATCCGCGGATGGGCAAGGTGGTCGCGGCCGCGGGCGTACCGTGGATCCTGATGCACTGGCGCGGGCACTCGCAGCGGATGCAGCAACTCGCGGTCTACCACGACGTGGTCGCGGAGGTGCGCGACGAGCTGTCCCAGCGGGTGGACGACGCGCTGGCCGCGGGCGTCGAGGCGGAGAACGTGATCGTCGACCCCGGGCTCGGCTTCGCGAAGAGCGCGGCGCACAACTGGGAGCTGACCCGCCACCTCGGCATGCTGCTCTCCCTCGGCTTCCCGCTGCTCTTCGGCGCCAGCCGCAAGTCCTACCTGGGCGGTCTGCTGGCCGGCCCGGACGGCACGCCGCGCCCGGCCGGCGAGCAGCGCGACGCGGCCACGGTGGCGACCAGCGTGCTCGCGGTCGCGGCCGGGGCCTGGGGCGTCCGCGTCCACCGGGTCCGGGACACCGCGGACGCGCTCGCGGTCTGGCGGGCCACCGGGGCGCCGAAACTGGAGAAGGCATGA
- a CDS encoding ATP-binding protein yields MRGRPTMARGGDNADIDSPFLDLFGGTPSDATTHVPAAQPAPSTPSPAPAVRPAPPAVQPPVQAAQHAPRMQPAPAAQPEPAGIALPSASTRPENGKPAAPQHAAGRWQTRDRRAAATTSAPAPARERATGGASRPPTGRGDAHGRPARPVPSPPGPPPAPQALAEPGSQLPVPSENGLEVAPPAGAELKPAAALDAAPREARNLPAVRQGDRRPARKPAKEKKQQQLVIPARAPKKFNDRDPSVELAITEIAGHLTFTPNTVTAWYWLPEVRWAFRPDAEREALLSAISEQYAGLAGFRLHLRRTNRPFPADEWARTVDTNTLRPLPDVPGGTSWSDHLVSAQRHLMSVNHSEGQTYLGVTFARRSLGDSLSERILRMFGRGVAEGERKKLGRTVEQFDEVLNAFGMRGRQVTPGELEWLLYRSIALGMSPPGPLSPITNGQWERGDMLSLTEQIERYRTPYGSTVKLVNRMTGEERHVAVLSVGRMEPLEIPERHEPWMHFHERLPWPMELSSRIDILGPNDSFRNLEHRLRMIRSQQLDYAEHGIDAPPELERLAKRALHIGDEMTTGLPVESARAHGWHRIAVSGRTREECLERARRLIQMYSRELRISLQHPKNQDWLAREFIPGEPIANTGYVRRMPVRLLAAALPQAASTVGDRRGDLIGRTAGTCRRPVFLDLHFPMEIRERSGLAVFVAEPGGGKSTLMGSLGYLAARRGVQVTLLDPSGPLARLCAMPELRPYSRVLNLTGSEQGTLAPYALIPTPKRTEFAPGPAGDREFEIAVSNARAERRMLVQDICSMLVPPQVARQASTATLLRHAVRQVPAEETSTLDDVVQTLAQLDNDDGKELANLLLDTAEMPLALLFFGSPPPDALGADAALTVITMAGLRLPDLKIEREYWSAEESLALPMLHTAHRLAVRRSYGGSMTTRKLVGLDEAHFMEGWRSGRSFLVRLARDSRKWNLSALVASQNPRDILGLDVQNLVSTVFVGRIAEDQEIASEALRLLRVPVNDGYEATLASLSNVDSSSATRLGFREFIMRDVDGRVQKVRVDVSYVEGLLDYLDTTPAAAAPPAGVGALDLAGDVEA; encoded by the coding sequence GTGAGAGGCCGGCCCACCATGGCCCGCGGCGGCGACAACGCAGACATCGACTCACCGTTCCTCGACCTCTTCGGGGGTACGCCGAGCGACGCCACCACGCACGTACCGGCCGCGCAGCCGGCCCCGTCCACGCCGTCGCCGGCACCGGCCGTGCGGCCCGCACCCCCGGCCGTGCAGCCACCGGTGCAGGCCGCCCAGCACGCGCCGCGCATGCAGCCGGCACCGGCCGCCCAGCCGGAGCCGGCCGGGATCGCGCTGCCGAGCGCGTCCACGCGGCCGGAGAACGGCAAGCCGGCCGCACCGCAGCACGCGGCCGGCCGGTGGCAGACCCGCGACCGGCGCGCGGCCGCGACCACGTCCGCACCCGCCCCCGCGCGCGAGCGGGCGACCGGCGGAGCGAGCAGGCCGCCCACCGGACGCGGCGATGCGCACGGGCGTCCGGCGCGGCCCGTGCCCTCGCCACCGGGGCCACCGCCGGCCCCGCAAGCTCTCGCCGAGCCGGGATCGCAGCTACCCGTACCCTCGGAAAACGGTCTTGAAGTGGCTCCTCCGGCCGGCGCTGAGCTGAAGCCGGCCGCGGCACTGGACGCGGCACCGCGCGAAGCGCGCAACCTGCCGGCCGTCCGGCAGGGCGATCGCCGGCCCGCGCGCAAGCCGGCCAAGGAGAAGAAGCAGCAGCAGCTGGTCATCCCGGCCCGCGCGCCGAAGAAGTTCAACGACCGCGACCCCTCCGTCGAGCTGGCGATCACCGAGATCGCCGGGCACCTGACGTTCACGCCGAACACCGTGACCGCGTGGTACTGGCTGCCCGAGGTGCGGTGGGCGTTCCGGCCGGACGCGGAACGCGAGGCGTTGCTCTCCGCGATCTCCGAGCAGTACGCGGGCCTGGCCGGCTTCCGGCTGCACCTGCGGCGCACCAACCGGCCGTTCCCGGCCGACGAGTGGGCGCGCACGGTCGACACGAACACGCTGCGCCCGCTGCCCGACGTGCCCGGCGGCACCTCCTGGTCCGACCACCTGGTCTCCGCGCAGCGGCACCTGATGTCGGTCAACCACTCCGAGGGCCAGACCTACCTGGGCGTCACGTTCGCCCGGCGCTCGCTCGGCGACTCGCTCAGCGAACGCATCCTGCGGATGTTCGGCCGCGGCGTCGCCGAGGGCGAGCGCAAGAAGCTCGGCCGCACCGTCGAGCAGTTCGACGAGGTGCTCAACGCGTTCGGCATGCGCGGCCGGCAGGTCACCCCCGGCGAGCTGGAATGGCTGCTCTACCGGTCGATCGCGCTCGGCATGTCGCCGCCCGGCCCGCTCTCCCCGATCACCAACGGCCAGTGGGAACGCGGCGACATGCTCTCACTCACCGAGCAGATCGAACGCTACCGCACGCCGTACGGCTCGACCGTCAAGCTGGTCAACCGGATGACCGGCGAGGAACGGCACGTCGCCGTGCTCTCCGTCGGCCGGATGGAACCGCTGGAGATCCCGGAGCGGCACGAGCCGTGGATGCACTTCCACGAGCGGCTGCCCTGGCCGATGGAGCTCTCCTCGCGGATCGACATCCTCGGGCCGAACGACTCGTTCCGGAACCTCGAACACCGGCTGCGGATGATCCGCTCCCAGCAGCTCGACTACGCGGAGCACGGCATCGACGCGCCGCCCGAGCTGGAGCGCCTCGCCAAGCGCGCGCTGCACATCGGCGACGAGATGACCACCGGCCTGCCCGTCGAGTCCGCCCGCGCGCACGGCTGGCACCGCATCGCCGTCAGCGGCCGTACCCGCGAGGAGTGCCTGGAGCGGGCCCGGCGCCTGATCCAGATGTACTCGCGCGAGCTGCGGATCTCGCTGCAGCACCCGAAGAACCAGGACTGGCTGGCCCGCGAGTTCATCCCCGGCGAGCCGATCGCGAACACCGGATACGTCCGGCGCATGCCGGTCCGGCTGCTCGCCGCCGCGCTCCCACAGGCCGCGTCCACGGTCGGCGACCGCCGCGGCGACCTGATCGGCCGCACCGCCGGCACCTGCCGCCGGCCGGTCTTCCTCGACCTGCACTTCCCGATGGAGATCCGGGAGCGGTCCGGACTCGCGGTCTTCGTCGCCGAGCCCGGCGGTGGTAAGTCCACGCTGATGGGGTCGCTCGGATACCTCGCCGCGCGGCGCGGCGTGCAGGTCACGCTGCTCGACCCGTCCGGCCCGCTGGCCCGGCTCTGCGCGATGCCGGAGCTGCGGCCGTACTCCCGCGTGCTGAACCTGACCGGTTCGGAGCAGGGCACGCTGGCGCCGTACGCGTTGATCCCGACGCCGAAACGGACCGAGTTCGCACCCGGCCCCGCCGGCGACCGCGAGTTCGAGATCGCCGTCTCCAACGCGCGCGCCGAGCGCCGCATGCTGGTCCAGGACATCTGCTCGATGCTGGTCCCGCCGCAGGTCGCCCGCCAGGCCTCCACCGCCACCCTGCTGCGACACGCGGTCCGGCAGGTCCCCGCCGAGGAGACCTCCACGCTCGACGACGTCGTCCAGACGCTCGCCCAGCTCGACAACGACGACGGCAAGGAACTGGCCAACCTGCTCCTCGACACCGCCGAGATGCCGCTCGCGCTGCTCTTCTTCGGCTCACCGCCACCGGACGCGCTCGGCGCGGACGCCGCGCTGACCGTGATCACCATGGCCGGGCTGCGGCTGCCCGACCTGAAGATCGAGCGCGAGTACTGGTCGGCCGAGGAGTCGCTGGCGCTGCCGATGCTGCACACCGCGCACCGGCTCGCGGTCCGGCGCAGCTACGGCGGGTCGATGACCACGCGGAAACTGGTCGGCCTGGACGAGGCCCACTTCATGGAGGGCTGGCGGTCCGGCCGGTCGTTCCTGGTCCGGCTCGCCCGCGACTCGCGTAAGTGGAACCTGTCCGCGCTGGTCGCGTCCCAGAACCCGCGCGACATCCTCGGCCTCGACGTGCAGAACCTGGTCTCCACGGTCTTCGTCGGCCGCATCGCCGAGGACCAGGAGATCGCGTCGGAGGCGCTGCGGCTGCTCCGGGTCCCGGTCAACGACGGCTACGAGGCGACGCTGGCGTCGCTTTCCAACGTGGACAGCTCCTCGGCCACACGGCTCGGCTTCCGCGAGTTCATCATGCGAGACGTCGACGGCCGCGTCCAAAAGGTCCGCGTCGACGTAAGTTACGTCGAGGGTCTCCTCGACTACCTCGACACAACCCCCGCCGCAGCAGCACCGCCGGCGGGCGTCGGAGCATTGGATCTCGCGGGCGATGTGGAGGCCTGA
- a CDS encoding DMT family transporter → MRQAGGRIGAVVLAVLVLAMGTISWPFTSPAQASLTSRAAAPGDLCTTAEWQVDFKSCVDRLSDVSSDRAECLKAPNPSAPDAGLAGWFASRPESSKQVGPGGLYSSYGYAGYSYSTYDIQGGCLSTLTAPEYRFETTTANGEFMIATAIIGASNALRERAWQPETMWGWADPLVAQATKAVYEKVFSVFGIITLCVVGLYLLWRSQQADMSSAMTTAGWALLVMVAVTALAAWPVKSANLADSTLITSLSVVHNAIGPAKDDVPPDKCAMPNPDACVDKRPPAVRSSDTVTESMLYRNWLRGVLGSADSPTAQKYGEALYDAHALRWDEAEKIRTNPTTLEATYAAKNRQWMKVAEQIKTEDPAAYEYLTGTKGMERVGAGFIAMLAAILFALFDITAAILVLLGFLIFRWAVIAAPIVGTVGLLQPAGAGLRRLANAVVAAVFNIVIFGTGAAIYLFAVDLIMSTATLPGWLQVVLVFLCGVVGWMLLRPYRRITQMGGKNNAAADSWSRRIFRDLREASRIGADDNDDRGSRSIKQRDVTVEQINVRPEARMEDPVHASPRAETTSAPQVRTRPDGAEHVTDAEPAVAGGEGGGSATPRRTRRPAQWTEPDVADTPSSYAIYRPDTGQTTTAPQTPQTPRVRAEAR, encoded by the coding sequence ATGAGGCAGGCCGGAGGACGAATCGGCGCTGTAGTCCTGGCTGTGCTGGTGCTGGCTATGGGAACAATCAGCTGGCCATTCACGTCGCCGGCCCAAGCTTCGCTTACGTCTAGGGCGGCAGCTCCCGGAGACCTTTGCACCACAGCAGAATGGCAAGTCGACTTCAAGAGCTGCGTAGACAGACTCTCGGATGTAAGCAGCGATCGGGCGGAGTGCCTTAAGGCGCCTAACCCAAGTGCTCCTGATGCAGGGCTTGCAGGATGGTTCGCGAGTCGGCCCGAATCCTCGAAACAAGTTGGTCCAGGCGGACTCTATAGCAGTTACGGATATGCTGGCTACAGCTACTCCACATACGACATCCAAGGTGGATGCCTATCTACATTGACGGCCCCCGAATACAGATTCGAAACAACCACCGCGAATGGCGAGTTCATGATCGCCACGGCAATTATCGGAGCCTCGAACGCACTTCGCGAAAGAGCTTGGCAGCCTGAAACAATGTGGGGTTGGGCAGATCCTCTAGTTGCTCAGGCAACCAAGGCAGTTTATGAGAAGGTCTTCAGTGTTTTCGGAATTATTACACTTTGCGTGGTTGGCCTTTATCTACTCTGGCGGTCACAGCAAGCAGACATGAGCAGCGCTATGACGACGGCCGGCTGGGCACTGCTCGTAATGGTTGCCGTGACTGCACTTGCAGCATGGCCGGTCAAGTCTGCCAATCTTGCCGACTCGACACTCATCACCTCTTTAAGTGTCGTCCACAATGCTATCGGACCAGCCAAGGATGACGTTCCGCCAGACAAGTGTGCCATGCCGAATCCTGACGCCTGCGTGGATAAACGACCGCCAGCCGTCCGATCTAGTGATACAGTCACCGAGTCGATGCTCTACCGAAACTGGCTACGCGGAGTTCTTGGCTCCGCCGACTCGCCAACTGCCCAAAAATACGGTGAGGCGTTATACGACGCTCATGCGCTGCGTTGGGACGAAGCAGAAAAAATTCGCACCAACCCCACCACGCTGGAAGCCACCTACGCGGCAAAAAATCGCCAGTGGATGAAGGTCGCAGAACAGATCAAAACAGAGGACCCTGCGGCTTACGAGTATCTTACAGGCACCAAGGGGATGGAGCGCGTAGGCGCTGGATTCATTGCGATGCTCGCAGCAATTCTCTTTGCGTTGTTTGATATTACAGCCGCAATTCTGGTCCTCCTCGGGTTTCTAATCTTCCGTTGGGCGGTTATAGCGGCCCCAATTGTAGGAACCGTAGGATTACTCCAACCCGCCGGCGCAGGATTGCGGCGACTTGCAAATGCAGTTGTAGCAGCAGTATTCAATATTGTAATCTTCGGTACCGGTGCCGCGATCTACCTGTTCGCTGTAGACCTCATCATGAGTACGGCGACGTTGCCGGGCTGGCTTCAAGTGGTGTTGGTATTTCTCTGTGGTGTGGTTGGGTGGATGTTGCTGCGTCCGTATCGGCGAATCACTCAGATGGGTGGGAAGAACAACGCGGCGGCTGATTCGTGGTCGAGGCGCATCTTCCGTGATCTGCGCGAGGCTTCACGGATCGGCGCTGACGACAACGACGACCGGGGCAGCCGGAGCATCAAGCAGCGTGACGTGACGGTGGAACAGATCAACGTACGGCCGGAGGCTCGTATGGAGGATCCGGTGCACGCGTCTCCGCGGGCGGAGACCACCAGCGCGCCGCAGGTGCGTACCCGTCCGGATGGTGCCGAGCACGTGACCGACGCCGAGCCGGCCGTGGCCGGCGGCGAGGGCGGCGGAAGCGCCACACCGCGGCGGACGCGCCGGCCCGCGCAGTGGACGGAACCTGACGTGGCCGACACGCCCTCATCGTACGCGATCTATCGACCGGACACGGGCCAGACCACCACCGCACCGCAGACGCCGCAGACGCCGCGGGTGCGTGCCGAGGCGAGGTGA